A genomic region of Thermodesulfobium narugense DSM 14796 contains the following coding sequences:
- a CDS encoding iron-sulfur cluster carrier protein MrpORP, with the protein MADKDKNKEKLERLENFLKKVSNKIMVMSGKGGVGKSTVAANLAVFLSNRGYKVGLLDVDVHGPSIGTIMGIVWQRIYPSGEMLKPVLWSKNLKVVSVQFLLENPDDAIIWRGPIKIGIINQFLSDVDWGELDYLIIDSPPGTGDEPLTIAQTIPDCKALIVTTPQKLSLADVRKSLTFCKQVNIDVLGVIENMSGFVCPNCGTVHNIFKSGGGDELSKQYKIDFLGKIPIDPKIVEESDEGNLLDKYNGKVKEIMNEIVDKIINKLSKNNKGGESFMRIAIPMAQGELCAHFGHCEVFGIADVEDGKIVKEEYLTPPPHAPGVIPNWLAKQKVNVVLTGGMGPMAKNLMRQNGIEVITGVSGGTLRDVVEAYLNNKLVIGENSCDHEHGKGHAHKH; encoded by the coding sequence TTGGCAGATAAGGATAAAAATAAAGAGAAGCTTGAAAGGTTGGAAAACTTTTTAAAAAAGGTCTCTAATAAAATTATGGTAATGAGCGGTAAAGGAGGAGTAGGAAAGAGCACGGTTGCTGCCAATTTGGCAGTTTTTCTTTCTAATAGAGGTTATAAGGTTGGTCTTCTAGATGTAGACGTACACGGGCCAAGCATAGGTACAATAATGGGTATAGTTTGGCAAAGGATTTATCCTTCTGGAGAAATGTTAAAACCAGTCCTTTGGAGCAAAAATCTTAAAGTAGTTTCTGTACAGTTTTTACTTGAGAATCCAGATGATGCAATAATATGGAGAGGGCCTATAAAAATTGGTATTATAAACCAGTTCTTGTCTGATGTAGATTGGGGAGAGTTAGATTATCTTATAATCGATAGTCCTCCGGGAACTGGCGACGAGCCTTTAACTATTGCTCAAACAATTCCTGATTGCAAAGCATTAATTGTGACCACGCCACAAAAGCTTTCTCTTGCAGACGTGAGAAAGTCTTTGACTTTTTGTAAGCAGGTAAACATTGATGTTCTTGGAGTTATTGAAAATATGAGTGGTTTTGTATGCCCAAATTGTGGGACTGTTCATAACATATTTAAATCAGGTGGCGGCGACGAGCTTTCTAAACAATATAAAATAGATTTTTTGGGCAAAATTCCTATAGACCCAAAGATTGTTGAGGAAAGTGATGAAGGAAATCTTTTGGACAAATATAATGGAAAAGTAAAAGAAATCATGAATGAAATTGTTGACAAAATTATTAATAAATTATCTAAAAATAATAAAGGAGGAGAAAGTTTTATGAGAATTGCCATACCTATGGCACAAGGAGAATTATGTGCTCATTTTGGTCATTGTGAAGTTTTTGGAATAGCTGATGTGGAGGATGGTAAGATTGTAAAGGAAGAATATCTCACACCACCACCACATGCTCCAGGTGTGATACCCAACTGGCTTGCCAAGCAAAAAGTTAACGTAGTTTTAACAGGTGGAATGGGTCCTATGGCTAAAAATTTAATGAGACAAAACGGTATTGAGGTAATTACTGGTGTATCAGG
- a CDS encoding DUF134 domain-containing protein has protein sequence MKIARPPKERRLFCIPNIKCFKPVDCEPSCMSGTNVLTYEEVEALRLVDLENYDFQEAADSMQVSAPTFCRILKSARFKVSQSIWFGRPFVISGGNYTILDPGKTCGKRCKMCWKKEIKECIKFKNNEMED, from the coding sequence ATAAAAATAGCAAGGCCACCGAAAGAAAGAAGATTATTTTGCATACCAAATATAAAGTGTTTTAAACCTGTAGATTGTGAGCCTTCTTGTATGAGCGGCACAAACGTTTTAACTTATGAGGAAGTAGAGGCTTTAAGGCTGGTAGATCTGGAAAACTATGATTTCCAGGAAGCAGCTGACAGCATGCAGGTATCAGCGCCAACTTTTTGTAGAATTTTAAAGTCGGCGAGGTTTAAGGTTTCTCAATCTATATGGTTTGGAAGACCCTTTGTAATATCTGGTGGCAATTATACAATTCTTGATCCAGGCAAGACTTGTGGAAAAAGGTGCAAAATGTGTTGGAAAAAAGAAATTAAAGAATGTATTAAATTTAAAAACAATGAAATGGAGGATTAG
- a CDS encoding EAL and HDOD domain-containing protein — protein sequence MDVVVARQPIFNKVVKVKAYELLFRKSIDSISYDAFDGESSTIELLKSSLSVIGLDVLTNGLPAFINFTGKLLRDDVPSLLPPNKVVIEVLETSYYDLGISDTVKAIKKKGYKIALDDFFFKNEFKDLIMSADYIKVDFLQVTDEEKREYPKKISSIKDSITFLAEKIETYDDFLLAKESGYSLFQGYFFSKPSYVSRKSVPLRKQFILNLLDEAYKENWRPAVLEDLIKRDLSLSFRLLKFMNSIYFGFRNRINSIKQAIVLLGKNEFLKWLSLIALGELADDKPEELVTLSIFRAKMCENIGQFLSKKNDDLSNFFMTGLFSSIDALLDRPRSELINELPINALVKAALMGEKNIYFQALELVISYEKTEVDKFYKLLEKLKLNFDDVMKAYLEAIRWSSQLITF from the coding sequence ATGGATGTCGTTGTAGCAAGACAGCCAATTTTCAACAAGGTTGTAAAAGTTAAGGCATATGAACTTCTTTTTAGAAAAAGTATAGATTCAATCTCATACGATGCATTTGATGGTGAGAGCTCTACTATTGAACTTCTAAAATCTAGTCTTTCTGTTATTGGTCTTGACGTTTTGACAAATGGTTTGCCTGCCTTTATAAATTTTACTGGAAAGCTCTTGAGAGATGATGTCCCAAGTCTTTTGCCTCCAAATAAAGTAGTAATAGAGGTACTTGAAACCTCTTACTATGACCTGGGCATATCTGATACAGTTAAAGCCATTAAGAAAAAGGGTTATAAAATTGCCCTTGATGATTTTTTTTTCAAAAATGAGTTCAAAGATTTAATTATGAGTGCAGATTATATAAAGGTGGATTTTCTTCAGGTTACTGACGAGGAAAAGAGAGAATATCCAAAAAAAATTAGTTCTATAAAAGATAGTATCACTTTCTTGGCAGAGAAGATAGAAACATATGATGACTTTTTATTAGCTAAGGAAAGTGGGTATTCACTTTTTCAGGGATATTTTTTTAGTAAACCCTCATATGTGTCAAGAAAGAGTGTTCCTTTAAGAAAGCAGTTTATTCTTAACCTGTTAGACGAAGCATATAAAGAGAATTGGAGGCCGGCAGTCTTAGAAGATTTGATAAAAAGAGACCTATCTTTATCATTTAGACTGTTAAAATTTATGAACAGCATATACTTTGGGTTTAGAAATAGAATAAATTCTATTAAACAAGCCATAGTCTTGCTTGGAAAGAACGAATTTCTAAAATGGTTGAGCTTAATAGCTTTGGGAGAACTTGCTGACGATAAGCCAGAAGAGTTAGTTACTTTATCTATTTTTAGAGCGAAGATGTGCGAAAATATCGGACAATTTTTAAGCAAGAAAAATGACGATTTGTCCAATTTTTTTATGACAGGGCTATTTTCTTCTATTGATGCGCTTCTAGATAGGCCAAGATCTGAATTGATTAATGAACTTCCTATAAACGCTCTTGTAAAGGCTGCTCTGATGGGAGAAAAGAATATATATTTTCAAGCTTTAGAGCTTGTTATTTCTTATGAAAAAACAGAAGTAGATAAATTTTATAAATTGTTGGAAAAATTGAAGTTAAATTTTGATGATGTGATGAAGGCATATTTGGAAGCTATTAGATGGTCATCCCAGCTTATAACGTTTTGA
- the chrA gene encoding chromate efflux transporter, whose protein sequence is MQNLSKNLSLNFKFIIRCLTIGSTVFGGLAMISYLKEEFVSRKRYVAEEDFLKGIALTQLLPGPIMINLVGYVGYRRFGFLSGLIGALALVFPSVILISILAYFYKSINIATIDVLFHGLKPFVVAFFVWAFLNFYRRYVDINFGRILLLLCFVFYMIGINIFLVFLLSFFISIFFRDFLPKGSVFSNVVSEQKLYIPKIELIIGITAISLLIISAYIITPNLIPFYFKITQISFLAFGGAQVALPLYQKTFVDSMKLISQENFLDAIVLSQVTPGPILCITSFIGFFIGSFSAAIFSFLFTFVPSIVFTIIVSPFYERISHLSWIRGGIFGLLVALTGLLASMSVNYFPMAVKDPLSFFFLLIFLVGLYRKVNIVLLISVAILGSFILFGVFHLY, encoded by the coding sequence ATGCAAAATTTATCTAAAAATCTTTCACTAAATTTCAAATTTATTATTCGTTGTTTGACAATAGGTTCGACTGTGTTTGGTGGGCTTGCTATGATTTCTTATCTAAAAGAGGAATTTGTGTCAAGAAAAAGATATGTTGCAGAAGAGGACTTCCTTAAAGGCATTGCTCTGACACAACTTTTGCCTGGTCCTATTATGATAAATTTAGTCGGATATGTAGGTTACAGGAGATTTGGTTTTTTAAGCGGGTTAATTGGAGCTCTTGCTCTTGTTTTTCCATCTGTAATTCTAATTTCTATTCTTGCATATTTTTATAAATCTATTAATATAGCTACTATTGACGTTTTATTCCACGGTCTAAAGCCATTTGTAGTAGCGTTTTTTGTTTGGGCATTTTTAAATTTTTATAGAAGATATGTAGATATAAATTTTGGAAGAATATTGCTGTTACTGTGCTTTGTATTTTATATGATAGGCATAAATATTTTTTTAGTTTTTTTGCTTTCTTTTTTTATTTCTATATTTTTCAGAGATTTTCTCCCAAAAGGAAGCGTTTTTAGCAATGTTGTTTCTGAACAAAAATTATATATTCCAAAAATTGAACTTATTATAGGCATTACTGCTATCTCTTTACTCATAATTTCAGCTTACATTATAACTCCTAATCTTATTCCTTTTTATTTTAAAATTACCCAGATAAGCTTTTTGGCATTTGGTGGGGCTCAAGTTGCTCTGCCTTTATATCAAAAAACCTTTGTAGATTCTATGAAGTTAATAAGTCAGGAAAACTTTCTTGATGCGATAGTCCTTAGTCAAGTAACTCCTGGGCCAATACTGTGCATTACATCATTTATTGGATTTTTTATTGGATCGTTTTCTGCAGCAATATTTTCTTTTTTGTTTACCTTTGTGCCTTCAATTGTGTTCACAATAATAGTTTCACCATTTTATGAAAGAATATCACATCTTTCCTGGATTAGGGGAGGAATTTTTGGGCTTTTAGTAGCATTAACTGGACTTTTGGCTTCTATGTCTGTTAACTACTTTCCAATGGCTGTAAAGGATCCTCTTTCCTTTTTTTTCTTACTAATTTTTCTTGTAGGGTTATATAGAAAAGTAAATATAGTGTTGCTTATTTCAGTTGCAATTTTGGGCTCCTTTATTTTGTTTGGGGTTTTTCATTTATATTAA
- a CDS encoding HEPN domain-containing protein, with amino-acid sequence MNKYERLKIAQDYLDEARDLLSFEADNHYIMNALYYAMFNSILAILDIDDFSGYSHDLIFELFDKKVVKENKFPEELFDALKFAKTFRHKCDNDSICNLRSNPTLEEVKSLYPKAVEFLNTSKQLV; translated from the coding sequence ATGAATAAATACGAGAGGCTTAAAATTGCACAGGATTATTTAGATGAGGCAAGGGATCTACTTTCTTTTGAAGCAGATAACCACTATATAATGAACGCTCTTTATTATGCTATGTTTAATTCTATATTGGCTATATTAGATATTGATGATTTTTCTGGTTACAGTCATGATTTGATTTTTGAACTATTTGATAAAAAGGTCGTAAAAGAAAACAAGTTTCCTGAAGAGCTTTTTGATGCTCTAAAATTCGCTAAAACTTTTAGACACAAATGTGACAACGATTCGATTTGTAATTTGAGATCGAATCCAACATTAGAAGAGGTTAAATCTCTTTATCCAAAAGCTGTAGAGTTTCTGAACACATCTAAACAATTAGTTTAG
- the yedF gene encoding sulfurtransferase-like selenium metabolism protein YedF: MFELDCRGMVCPKPVVLTKQALKEHDEIIVIVDNKTSRDNINNLAKDKNMHFEVEEKNNLYYCKIKKNKTENPLKKKLENSYGQVPWSVFVKSNTLGHGSDELGKNLINAFFDALLYFEDHPKIIAFMNSGVFLTLQDSECLKEIKMLSEKGSEVLVCGTCLNFFNVKEKLAVGKVSNMFSILESLKGTYIIEP, translated from the coding sequence ATGTTTGAACTTGATTGTAGAGGAATGGTTTGTCCAAAACCAGTAGTTCTAACAAAACAAGCTCTTAAAGAGCACGATGAAATAATAGTTATAGTTGACAATAAAACCTCAAGAGATAACATTAACAATCTTGCAAAGGACAAAAATATGCACTTCGAAGTAGAAGAAAAAAACAATTTATATTATTGTAAGATAAAGAAAAATAAGACCGAAAACCCTCTTAAAAAAAAGCTAGAAAACTCTTACGGACAAGTCCCATGGAGCGTTTTTGTAAAATCGAATACTCTAGGGCACGGGAGCGATGAGCTTGGCAAAAATCTTATAAATGCCTTTTTTGATGCACTCTTATATTTTGAAGACCACCCAAAAATAATTGCTTTTATGAATTCTGGTGTTTTTCTAACCCTACAAGATTCGGAATGCCTAAAAGAAATTAAAATGCTAAGCGAAAAGGGTTCAGAAGTACTAGTTTGTGGAACCTGCCTAAACTTTTTTAACGTTAAAGAAAAACTTGCAGTAGGCAAGGTTTCCAATATGTTCTCTATCTTAGAATCTCTTAAAGGGACCTATATAATAGAGCCCTAA
- a CDS encoding globin-coupled sensor protein produces MEENLTNDSKYQQRFRYLGLTIEDLQRMAKFRPYFEKRADNFVKRFYDHITGFSNLKEIIEKNSTIERLSKTMRDYFISLTSPVIDEEYFQRRLFVGKRHQLIGLYPSWYLGAYRLYFEEISSIVHEVEKDESEFVKSFNAFVKRIILDIQLIIDNYFAEQLEHIIKTQEQVSEAVKVVESIAGRTNILSLNASIEAARAGEAGRTFAVVAKEVRKLAEDSSRSSKRIMEMIDKNMREIRQIKYQEETS; encoded by the coding sequence ATGGAAGAAAATTTAACTAATGATTCTAAATACCAGCAAAGGTTTCGTTATTTGGGTCTTACTATAGAAGACCTGCAAAGAATGGCAAAGTTTAGGCCTTATTTTGAAAAGAGAGCAGATAACTTTGTAAAAAGATTTTACGATCACATTACTGGATTTTCAAACCTTAAAGAAATAATTGAGAAAAATTCTACGATAGAAAGATTAAGTAAAACTATGAGAGATTACTTTATATCTCTTACAAGTCCTGTAATAGATGAAGAGTACTTTCAAAGAAGGCTTTTTGTTGGTAAAAGGCACCAATTAATTGGGCTTTATCCCTCGTGGTATCTAGGAGCCTACAGACTTTATTTTGAGGAGATCTCCTCTATAGTTCACGAAGTAGAGAAGGATGAATCTGAATTCGTAAAATCCTTTAACGCATTTGTCAAAAGAATCATACTTGACATCCAATTAATTATTGACAATTACTTTGCTGAACAACTTGAGCACATAATTAAAACTCAAGAGCAGGTATCAGAGGCTGTGAAGGTTGTAGAAAGCATTGCAGGTAGGACAAATATACTTTCTTTGAATGCCAGCATAGAGGCAGCTAGGGCAGGCGAAGCAGGTAGAACGTTTGCGGTAGTTGCCAAAGAGGTTAGAAAATTAGCAGAAGATTCTTCAAGGTCTTCAAAAAGGATAATGGAAATGATAGATAAAAATATGCGTGAAATTAGACAAATAAAATATCAGGAAGAAACTTCTTAG
- a CDS encoding DMT family transporter, with protein MKVDLTKNNLIGYIFTIGAASLWGFGGCVAKFAFNSSIDPLLFVKIRLALSFSLLFIYLYFFNRKHILIDKSDISYFLILGVFGMSTMQLFYLMAIKYTNVSTAVFLQYTSPVLMALYLYFFERNPISIPKVIAILLSLTGGACFVTNMTETSLKFQGLLYGMLAALGMAFISVHGRKSLKKYSPLTLILYSSGFAAIFINIITPFDTTIFSLPKSTWFILIYFSIFSTLIPYFLYFKGVSIISPTNAGITACLEPFIASIVAFFWLKEGLTILQIIGGTLIVSGVITLQKFDKLS; from the coding sequence TTGAAAGTTGATTTAACGAAAAATAACTTAATAGGATATATCTTTACCATTGGTGCCGCATCGTTATGGGGTTTTGGAGGTTGTGTAGCAAAATTTGCTTTCAATAGCTCCATTGACCCCTTATTGTTTGTAAAAATAAGACTTGCTCTGTCATTTTCTCTGCTTTTTATTTATCTTTATTTTTTTAATAGAAAACATATACTTATAGATAAATCTGATATTTCATATTTTTTGATTTTAGGCGTATTTGGAATGTCAACAATGCAACTATTTTATTTAATGGCCATAAAGTACACAAATGTATCTACAGCTGTATTCTTACAGTACACATCACCTGTTTTAATGGCTTTATATTTGTACTTTTTTGAAAGAAATCCTATTTCAATACCAAAAGTAATCGCAATTTTACTTTCCTTAACTGGGGGCGCATGCTTTGTGACCAACATGACAGAAACATCTTTAAAATTTCAGGGATTACTTTACGGGATGCTAGCTGCATTAGGTATGGCATTTATAAGCGTTCATGGCAGAAAGTCTTTAAAAAAGTATAGTCCCTTAACCCTTATACTTTACTCTTCTGGCTTTGCAGCAATTTTTATTAATATTATTACTCCTTTTGACACAACAATCTTCAGTCTGCCCAAATCAACCTGGTTTATATTAATTTATTTTTCTATATTTTCAACTTTAATTCCATACTTTCTATACTTTAAAGGGGTTTCAATAATAAGCCCCACAAATGCAGGAATTACGGCTTGTTTAGAGCCATTTATAGCTTCAATTGTAGCATTTTTTTGGCTCAAAGAAGGTTTAACAATTCTTCAAATTATTGGCGGAACTTTAATAGTTTCAGGTGTTATTACTTTACAAAAATTCGACAAATTATCATGA
- a CDS encoding TIM barrel protein translates to MNLIFGPAGNEELFYRSGFKSTLDSAKYISKMGLFAFEYPLTHGIRLSEKTAVKIGESFKRENIKLSIHAPYYINITSPNPEILEKSEKHLIKAIQFGNLMSADRIIFHPGSSKGDEREIVLERSIIFLEQFICKNMKLIENIKLCPETHGKSISLGNVDEIVEICKINPDIFLPAIDFAHLFAVGKGNLTQERDFTNIFKKFKDYKEFHIHFSQIEFNDKGEVRHKSLNSGFGPPIDPFLLSLLKNSIRGRVIVETPGTQARDAKILLERFLELEGKGAKPIRQGT, encoded by the coding sequence ATGAATTTAATCTTTGGACCAGCTGGTAACGAAGAACTTTTTTATAGATCGGGATTCAAATCAACTTTAGATTCTGCAAAGTATATCTCAAAGATGGGGCTTTTTGCATTTGAATATCCACTCACTCACGGTATAAGATTAAGCGAGAAAACCGCTGTAAAAATAGGAGAATCCTTTAAGAGAGAAAACATAAAGCTCAGCATTCATGCGCCATATTACATAAATATAACAAGCCCCAACCCTGAAATATTAGAAAAAAGCGAAAAACATTTAATAAAAGCCATCCAGTTTGGAAATTTAATGAGCGCTGATAGAATAATATTTCACCCAGGAAGTTCTAAGGGGGATGAAAGAGAAATTGTGTTAGAAAGATCTATAATTTTTTTGGAACAATTTATCTGTAAAAATATGAAATTAATAGAAAACATAAAGCTTTGTCCAGAAACGCATGGTAAAAGTATCAGCTTAGGAAATGTTGATGAAATAGTAGAAATATGCAAAATAAATCCCGATATCTTTTTGCCAGCTATAGATTTTGCTCATCTTTTTGCCGTTGGCAAGGGGAACTTGACTCAGGAAAGGGACTTTACTAACATCTTTAAAAAGTTTAAAGACTATAAAGAATTTCACATACATTTTAGTCAGATAGAATTTAATGATAAAGGAGAAGTGAGACACAAGTCATTAAACTCAGGTTTTGGACCACCAATTGATCCTTTCCTATTAAGTCTCTTAAAAAATTCTATAAGGGGGAGAGTGATAGTTGAAACTCCTGGTACTCAAGCAAGAGATGCTAAAATATTATTAGAAAGATTTTTGGAGTTGGAGGGAAAAGGTGCTAAACCCATACGACAAGGCACATGA
- a CDS encoding YlbF family regulator, which yields MLNPYDKAHELAKSIKDSQEYSELIKSIELVKSDENLYKMVKNFFTLKTQIEIDMLSGKEENKEKKDNLKRLHDLVMAIPEGRKIIESQYRFQRLMGDIYKIIGEAINEGMEFFNFLQEKEQQK from the coding sequence GTGCTAAACCCATACGACAAGGCACATGAATTGGCTAAATCAATCAAAGATTCACAAGAATATAGTGAACTAATTAAATCAATAGAATTAGTAAAAAGTGATGAGAATCTTTACAAAATGGTTAAAAATTTCTTCACATTAAAAACACAGATAGAGATAGATATGCTTTCTGGCAAAGAAGAAAATAAAGAAAAGAAAGACAACTTAAAAAGACTTCATGATCTTGTAATGGCAATACCAGAAGGCAGAAAAATAATCGAATCACAATACAGGTTTCAGAGATTAATGGGTGATATCTATAAAATAATTGGTGAAGCCATCAACGAAGGAATGGAATTTTTTAACTTCCTACAAGAAAAGGAACAACAAAAATAG
- a CDS encoding ferredoxin-thioredoxin reductase catalytic domain-containing protein, translated as MAPVTPEKLFEILTKYAHSKGQELNNNLEHTMSIIRGILENERRNGYRGCPCRLNSGDREKDKDIICPCAYKDKDVEEYGSCYCGLYVSHEWNQNPDKRVTVPERRPFDKLFG; from the coding sequence ATGGCTCCTGTAACCCCTGAAAAGCTATTCGAAATTTTGACAAAATATGCACATTCTAAGGGGCAAGAATTAAACAACAATTTAGAACATACAATGTCAATAATAAGGGGAATTTTGGAAAATGAAAGGAGGAATGGTTACAGGGGTTGTCCTTGTAGGTTGAATTCTGGCGATAGAGAAAAGGATAAAGATATTATATGTCCATGTGCGTATAAAGATAAGGACGTTGAAGAATATGGGTCTTGCTACTGTGGCCTATATGTTAGCCATGAGTGGAACCAAAACCCAGATAAAAGAGTAACTGTTCCAGAGAGAAGACCATTCGACAAGCTTTTTGGATAA
- a CDS encoding glutaredoxin family protein: MAQITVYALSTCPYCKKAKTLLKELGADFEAIDVDLLPKEEQNKILEIVKKLADSCNPKVNPGFPTIVKGKTIIVGFNETKIKGLV; encoded by the coding sequence ATGGCACAGATAACGGTATATGCTTTAAGTACTTGCCCCTATTGCAAGAAGGCCAAAACCCTTCTTAAGGAATTGGGGGCTGATTTTGAGGCTATTGATGTAGATCTGTTACCAAAGGAAGAGCAAAACAAGATTCTTGAAATAGTCAAGAAACTTGCTGATAGTTGTAATCCAAAGGTTAATCCTGGATTTCCTACTATAGTGAAAGGGAAAACTATTATAGTGGGTTTTAACGAAACAAAAATTAAGGGATTGGTATAA